AGCCGTTTGGAgtctctctaatccatcctccactcgcTGCCCAAACCATCGCCCTGCTCCAAAGCCGACTCTTCAGTCTCGCTTTTCAGGTCCTCAGCCATCCCTCTGTCTCCAATCTTTCTGGTCTGTTCTCCCAGGACTCCCTAGTGTGAACTTTCAGTTTTAGCCCTAAAAGAGGTTGAGCTCAGAGTCCCACCCTCAAGCATTGTGGGGCTTGCCATCTTCAGCACCTTCCAGGAGGCATTCTCCTTTTCACTTTCGAGCATCCCTTTGTGTTCTGTCTTCTTTCATcagaatttaaactccttgagggcagagattatcttGTTGACAGGTAATTGTATCCCTTATGCTTAGCTTAGCTTAGTGCCCCTCACAGAGGAAAAAAAGCCCTTTACTCTAGCTAGGGATCTAGGAGCAGTGAGGTAGTACCTTAATATgcagagcactaggcttggaatctggaggacctgACTTAGAATCCATCCTCAGACaagtcaccctgtttgccttatattcctcatctataaaatgagccggaCCGATTGAAAAACAGTATCTCTATCTGCCGGTGCGATGTTAGCACAACACACAGtaatttctcctctataaaatgagccccACCGATTGCAAGTACGATCTATAAACTGAGTCCAACCGATTGAAAAACAATATTGCTATCTGTGGATGCGATGTTAACACAACACACAgtaattcctcatctataaaatgagtcccGTCGATTGAAAAACAGTATCTCTATCTGCCGGTGCGATGTTAGCACAACACACAgtaatttctcatctataaaatgagccccACCTATTACAAGTGCGATCTATGAGTCCAACCGATTGAAAAACAATATTGCTATCTGCTGGTGCGATGTTAGTACAACACACAGTAGTATTGCTATAAGGCACTTGGTAAATGCTTATTAATCATAATAGCCAATTTTTACATAGTGATGACTGTGTAAGGCATTGTGCTATAAgcgctttataattattatatggtGCCAGGTACTTGgccaaacactttaaaaatactgGCTTATTGGGTCTTTACAaccaccttgggaggtaggtgctatgattatccccattttacagatgaggaaactgaggcaaaactgAGATGATCTGCCCCATTACTGGGTACCAAATAATTGTGGGAATTTAATTGGCTGTGCAGTACTTTTATCAAATCCTTCACCTCTTCAGGCctgtaaaaaagggggaaattattGCCCTAATACTTGTGATAATTAAATGATAATTATCTTCATTTAGTTATGAAAATGCCTAAACTACAGctgtaaagtatttttttttggccAGTGTAGACAGTAAGCTTTATGTTAAAGCTAATTGTATTATGAATATTTCACTATGTGctagaaataaggaaatagatgcTTTCAAAGAGATTTCTATGAAATGGCAAAGAACAAAATTAGTAGACACAGAACAATTTAGACTACGATATAAATATTCCAAAAAAGGACAATTTCAAGGTCTTTTATAAACTGAAAATTGAAATGAGTGAAACcaatttattgttattgttctattgtgtccaactctttgtgctcccatttatggttttcttggcaaagacaatggggtgaattgtccagggtcacacagttaggaagtatagaaggccagatatgaactcacaaagatgtcTTCCTAATTTCTGGCCAGGCATTCTATTTACTGTTCTTACCTgcttgcaaaataaataaataaacgaaTAAATCCAACTTTGAGAGACATAAACCAAGATAGATAGACTGACCACATAAGGACAAAGGATGAAACATGATCAAACATGCTAACCATTACAAAGAATTCATTGATTTAGGATGCAGAACAAGGCATATCTATTTTCGTGGACAGCCATTGGGAAATCTGTTTTGTATAACTATGAATACTTGCTACAATATTTCATCCATCCCTGCCTAAGGGgaagatggaaaagagaaaaatattgatttctattaatttttaaaaagagaagaggagatagCTACAAATGTGAAATGCTACATGAACTTTCATGAACAAAATCAGAGTAATCTGCAAATATttgtaatgtaaaataaaataaaacatatttctgtagatcatttttaaaaaagggggggataatCAATTCTTTTGCCAGTGATGACTTGGGAGAAGTGCTGGCGTGAGGAGCAGAGTGATAACAGGGTGGATTAATTATGTGAGACCCCCGTTCTGGACCCATGAAGAATCTGGACTCTGCCATTCATCAGGCACATGCCCTCAGCCCCAATGCTCTAAAGGCTCATTTCTTCATGTTTCAAACGCATATGATGGCTGCATGAGCGACGCAAGAGTCCATTTGTGGTAAGCAGGGGACTTCAAAAAACATTAAAGTTCCATGTGAGTTATTGCCATCATTTTTATATGCTGTTTTAAccaatataaaatgaggatgttgagCGAAATTATCTTCATGGTCCCTCAAGTCTTAGCtctttcctcctgtgtaaaatgaggatagaaaTACGTGAATGCATTGTCCTGGTGTTTCCAGGGAAAACGGAGTTCAAATACAAGTTTCTAACACTTAACTACTTAAGTGCCttctcctgagcctcagtttccttatctgtaaaattggggaaGTGTAGTGTTAAAAAGCATTAACTTCTGTTAGGAGGCCACAGAGCTGAGTTTTCAGGTTTCTAACTGACCTTTATTAGCCCTGTGACCAAGGGCAAGTGACTTCcccctctaagcctcagtttcctcaatctgtaaaatggatgcaATAGTGATTTCATTTCAGGACTAATATTAGAGTCTGGAGCCTTGGCTTCACATTTCAACAAGTCGCTTCCACTGAActccgagcctcagtttcctctcttctgtaaaatggaaaggagaTGTTCCTCCCTGCACCACCTCCCTCCTGAAAGAGCAAAGTACTGCGGTTGCTACAACCAGGTGAGTTCTCTCCTAACTCTTGCCCCGCCCCTGCCCCGCCGCCCCCTGCTGCGCCGCAAACTCCGCTCCGGGTTTTGTCGCTCACTCGGCCCTACAGCTCGTCGGGGGCGCGCTCCGCGCTggggcggcggcggcagcggcggcgcgCAGGGCGGGGTCGCGCCTCCTCCCGCGTCTCCTGTTTCAGCCGCTGCTACAGGGGCACCCAAGATGGAAATCCAGGGGCTGCTCGCGGCCCAGACCCCGCGCGGGAACCAACATGGCGGCGGTAGCCGCGGCGGCGCCGCTTGTCCCCGGGTGTccccgccgccgccaccgcctgCGGCCTCCGGAGCCTGCGGAGGGCCCGGCCCGCCGGCCGCCTCGGTACCCGCGCGGCGCCGCCTGCTCCTCCGGGGCCCTGAAGATGGCGGGCAGCTACTGCGGCGAGAGAAGCTACTGCCGCCGCAGCCCGGGGAGGCCTCCGTCGCCGCCGACCTAAGCCtcccgctgctgctgctggaTGAGAAGCCACCGCCGCCGCAGCAGCCCACTTCAGCAGCCTCGGGCCCGGCGGTCGACGCGGCCTCCTCCCCGCAGCCTCCGCTCCTAGCGCCCGagggtggcggcggcggcgggggggATTCCTTCCTGGTGGTGTTCAATGTGGGGCGGGGAGCCGAGACGGAGGCCGGGGTGGTCAAGCCGAGGCCCGGACCGGCGGCGGCGTCGCTGAAGGATGAGGGCAGCGCAGAGGAGGGCACCAGCGGCGCGAGCCCGGCCCCCCGCGCACCCGTTCGGCCCCGCGAGCAGTCCCCGGCCTCCGCTCCCTGCGGGCCGCCAGCCCCAGCTGCTGCCTTCGCGGGCACCATCACCATCAACAACCAGAACCTCATCGTGCGCATCGAGAATGGTTTCCTGACGCTGGCGGCACCGCTGGCCGCGGAACCCAGCGCGGCCAAGGCCGGTCCGCAGCCCCCAGGCCCACCGCCGCCCCCGTCCGACGAGTTGCCGCAGCCCCCGGGCGCCGCCGGTCCCGCGCTCTGCCCCGCCGACTCTGCCGACCTGACCCTAGTCGACCCCATGGCCAGCTTTCTGCTGGCCGAACCCTCGGCCAAGGGCCCCGCACCACCGCCGCTACCTCCACCCTCGCTGCCGCCGGGAGCCGAGAGTGGCTGCGGCTCCGGGCCGGGCGGAGGCGGTGCTGGCGGCAGCAGCACGGGCGTCGTGCTGGTCTACCACTGCCCCGAACCCGAGTGCCCGCAGACTTTCCCCAAGAAGCACCAGCTGAAGCTGCATCTGCTTTCGCATAGCAGTACGCAGGGCCAACGGCCCTTCAAGTGCCCACTGGACGGTTGCGGCTGGTCCTTCACCACGTCCTACAAGCTCAAGCGGCACCTTCAGTCTCACGACAAGCTACGGCCCTTCAGCTGCCCCGCGGGCGGCTGTGGCAAGAGGTTTACCACGGTCTACAATCTGAAGGCGCACATGAAGGGCCACGAGCAAGAGAACACGTTCAAGTGCGAGGTGTGCGCTGAGCGCTTTCCCACGCACGCCAAGCTGGCCGCGCACCAGCGCAGCCACTTCGAGCCCGAGAGGCCCTACAAGTGCGAGTTCCCCGGTAACGACCCCGGCCCCGCCGCGCCCctgcccttcctctctccctcagcCCCTAACCCTGAGGCAGGAAGAACTCCGCTGGCCTGGTGTGGGGTAGCGAAGAGGGCGTCGCCTCAGGAGCCCCCTCAGACCCACTGAGGTGGGGAGAGACGGGTTCTGGGCGGGGCCAGGCTAAGTTCTGAAACCTACCAAGGGGCGGGGCGGCGCGGCCTTTGGCCTACTCTATGGCAGTTGCAGAGAAATTGCAGGTCTGGCCCTTCCTGGTCTCTCCAGTAGAGCTAAAAGAGGGCGCTGGGCAGTGTCCTGTCAGGTGTCACCTAGACCAGAGTCCAGATAAGAAGGGATAGGGGCCTCCTCAGGTCACCCCAGGTGGTAGAACCAACCTGAGAACTCGGCCCTTGGGTCCAATCTAGTATTCTTTCTGTCGAATTCTCTTGGATaccattgactttttttttttaacccttaccttccatcttagaatcaatactgtgtattagttccaatgcagaaaaacagtggtaaaggctaggcagtggggtttaagaaacttgtccagggtcatacaactaggaagtgtctgaagccagatctgaatccaggacctcctgtctctagacctgactctcaatccattcagCTGCTGCCATCATTATGACAGAATTTTATATGATATTGTTCTGGTAAACCCTGGGTACCCTTAACTTGTAAAATCCTCCTAGGAGTGTAGAATTGTTTTTTGCCCCAAGGGACATTTTAGAAAAGCTTACAAAAGAATCAGGAAGTTCATACATAGAGATTATTGGAATCCTTCCTTTTTGAGGGAATAGGTTTACCCAGAGTTAGATTGAGCATTCCTTCCAAGTCTTTGTAGTGGGTTTAAAAAATGCTAAGAAGGAATAATTCACCAAAAAAATCATAATCGTCATTTTGGATGCTGCTATTGGTTGCTGAATATTACGTTCAAATCAGCTCTGTGAAAGTGTTGGAagccatttattaatttttacatgGATTTATAAGTTTGCCTTCCTCCCATCTCCTCCCCCCTATTCTGTCCCCATTGAGTGCCTGcaagaaaaactgaaaactaaATTCTCATCATAATCTGGAACTGACAAGGCCATTTTAAAAGTACCGTGACCTCAGCCTTCCCAGTTAGGTTTGCCAGTGAGTGTTGGCATCTGAGGGTCTGATAAAGGTTGAGCTTTGTTCTACAAACCATTTTGTatgttggacctgaagtcagaagatgGGTGTCTCTGTCTTCTTGGCCCCTTACCTACCTTAGGTCATTTCATGTTCATGATCCTCTGAGTGATTGGGAAGGGCTTTGTGTACACCCTGCAGCACAGTGTCCTTATGAACCAGTAAGTGGGCATCAGGGTGCAGGGGGTGACCCTAGCACTGTTGTAGGAGCAGAGAAGGCCTAGCTCCAAGGCCCTCCTCTAGCCCATATCATTTGTGTGCTCTAGGCAGAGAAGGTACTGCCCTGCATTGGTGGGCAGAATTTCTTTCCCCAGGAGTGTCTGATATCAGCAGTTATAGTCCAGGCCACATCCATACCCAATAAAGGAAAGAGCCAGAATTTGGAGTGGGAACCTATATCCTAATCCTGAGTTGTTTAGGGTATACAGACTTGACTGAGCATTCAGAATTTGTGAATTCTTCATACTAAAGGAACATAATTTGAGCATCTACAATAGTTTCTTTATCTCAAGAGTTCCTTCCATCTCCATAATAATGCCTTTCTTTGTGTAGTTCAGTCTGCTATCTTAAGTAGCAGATGGtagtatcaccattttacagataaagaaggtATAGACAGTTGAAGTGAACTGGATCCTTCTGCTTCAGGTGGTATCCCTGGAGCCTAGTCATCCACATTTTTGAGGGTTACAAGTATATTATTTTCAGGCATaccatacattaaaaaaataaagccccAAATCCCACAATGTTGTGGCTACTTCTAGGGCTCtcattttaatttcctcctccTCCAGTCCATTGACTTAGGATAATGACAGATCCTAAAAGATCCTAAAGAAGGTATTTGTCCATCTTGTCCATCTTGTTTGTATCACATCAATGGATGTGTATCTCCAGGGGATTAAGATgctttgacacttcctagttgacCCGTCTGCCTCACttgtctcatttgtaaaatgggcatgaaATCTGAGTCAAAGGAGATAGTAATGTAAGTAGATTTGCATGCTTCTTGCTCATTGATTTattcaattcccagcatcccacagcTCAGTAATTAATGGCAGACCCAAGACCACAGCCCAGGGCTTTTGATTCCCAGGTCAGTGTTTATCCTAAGTGTATTTggatagaaatacaaaatttttgctttgtttctttctgtgAACTAAGAGATGGAGATTTTTGATCTTCATGTATGGGGGACCAAGTAGGGAGATGCAGTTGTTAATTAGCATTGCCTCTTTCTCTATTTAGGTTGTGAGAAGACATTTATCACAGTAAGTGCTTTATTTTCCCACAATCGAGCCCACTTCAGAGAACAAGAACTCTTTTCCTGCTCATTTCCTGGATGCAACAAACAGTACGACAAAGCCTGTCGCCTGAAGATTCATCTGAGGAGTCACACAGGTTTGTCTTTTTTTAGAGGCTCTTGAGGTGTGAGGGGTAGTGGACTGGCATGTCAAATGGTAGCAGTTTGTAATTCCAGCTTGTCACTTTTTTTAAGGTGAAAGACCTTTCATCTGTGACTCAGATGGTTGTGGCTGGTCCTTTACCAGCATGTCCAAACTCCTTCGGCACAAAAGGTAAATCTGATGCTTCAGAATATGTTAAGAATGCTGCAAAGGGCTAATATGGATGTTGAGCAAAGATATCTTGTTGGTCTGCAAGACTGATCTCTTGTAGTTGGCCACTTgtctattcatatttttaatacatGAGAAGAGTATTGTGAAACAGTTTGGAAAGTAGCAGCCTACCTACCTCTTGGATTTAAGCACTGCttacttttttaaagaaactaattACATAACCAGCTTGATTTGTAGGTGAAATTTCTAGTGCAAGAACATAGGCCTACTTAGATAGAATAATGTGGGaatgacattttttcaattaataagcatttattttctcttcttttccctccctccctacaaTGACATTATCAAAAATGTAATGTGATCATTATAATGTGAGAGTTGGTACTTTTGAAAACGAATAATTTGTTAAAAACAAATATGTCATCAGTAAATTGAATTAATGGTGACAAAGCTTAAGACTAAATTAACAAAATCAATCATttctccaatatttttttttggtaggaaaCATGAAGATGACCGGAGGTTTACTTGTCCTGTAGAAGGCTGTGGTAAATCATTTACGAGAGCAGAACATTTGAAAGGCCATAGTGTGACCCACCTGGGCACAAAGCCATTTGAGTGTCCAGTTGAAGGTAgaatttgcctttatttttttccccctaaccTGAGTGCTGCTGTATGAGACttatacaattaatatttttgttttttaaataatcatttgctttaaaagatcattttagTTGTATGAAATGTATTTGGAAAATGTTGAATAAGTACCATATCTTCCTTATTTGTGCCTTTCCATAAAAAAGTTACATCTAAGCAAGAATTTGTTTGAAACTCAGGTTTTTATGAGCAGTAGCTAACATTTTACATATTCAGTTcaccaaacatttttaaaactatcTACAACTCCTCCATTCAAAATATCAACTGAGActacagaaacaaaaatgaaacattttctgccctcatggaacttaGGTTCTGCTGTGTGGGTGTGATGGGATGGGGGTGATGGGCTATATGTTACGAatttatatacaagataaatgcaGAGTAATTGTGACAGGTAGCACTCAATAGTTGGTACACTGGGTCTCCAGGGCCATGGGAATGGTTTTGGTCTCAGTACACCATCTGCTCAATATAGATAGGGAGGGTGAGAGCAAGACGGAGAGAACACTAACATAGTTGTGTGTCTTTTGTCCTCTCtggattgtaagcttcttgaggacagaagttgtttggttttgcttttgtGTCCCTGGAGCCTGATATGGTTCATTATCCATCTTAGGCTCTTGGTGTTTGCTGACTTGATCCAGGCCTATTGTGCTTTTGTTCTAGGTTGCTGTGCTCGGTTTTCTGCTCGGAGCAGTTTATACATTCACTCAAAGAAACACCTTCAGGATGTGGATGCTCTGAGAAGCCGTTGCCCTGTATCAAGCTGTAATAAGCTGTTCACATCCAAGCATAGTATGAAGTCTCACATGGCCAAGCAGCATAACTTTAGTTCAGGTACTgtagctctctctctccttcagtaGAGGGGCTGGGCCCAGTGGGGAGAAGGCCTCTAGCTTGCATTGGTTGGTCCTGCTGGTCAAGTTTTGTCACTGAAAAGAGCAAAACTTCTTTAtttctccatctcagaaaaaaaaaacaaaacaaaactaggttCTCCCCTGAGCTGTCCAGATAAGACGAGGGCTGAGGAGAATGGAAACAAGTGAATTCTTGGGGAGAAATAGGAATGTGGTTATGGGGAAGGCTGGGAAGAAAGCATATCTACCTCCTTCCTTACCCCACAAGTCTGTCTTTAGGAATCTTGAAGGAAGGAATATCCAGTATCCTTACCAACTGGATTAAATAACTTTTTGGGCCAGTTACAAATAATGAGTGATCATATActcataatttatattttctggtATGAAGATATTGAGATTGGGGAAAAGGATAGCTAATATCTTTATGATAGATCTGGCCCTGATTTTAGCAATTGCTTACATTACATGTAATGGGTTAGTGGAAACAATTCTTACTCACTCTGAAATGCAGAAGCTGGTGGTAACTGAGAAAGCATCCATCAGCAATCTATAAGGTACTAATAGGAAAAGGTAACTCAAACTAGTTCTGTTGTAAATATTGGTTACATAAATTTGAGATTTAGTTTATAAACAGAAGTCTTGACATAAAAGTTTCTTTATCATGTACaaatctgctttccttctaataacTCCACTGAGAAAATTAGAAGAGTAGAGACTAATAGGGGAAGTCAGAATACCTCCAATACTTACTAATCTTTTTCTTAATCAGAAAGATGTGTTCAGGTTGAGTGTGTGAGACTTAGTTGGCTGAACTGAACTAGTAGGGAAGAGGGGTaaaaataagcctttattaagtgctgcttgtgtaccaggcactgtgcaaagtgctttacaaatggcATCTTCTTCGATGGTACAGAAGAGCCTCTGTCACTACGACAACAAGAATATTTATTTACAGGGCTTCCCgtaaagagttaaaagaaaatgcctttgatTCAGAACTCTCAGAAGGAGGCCTTGAATGTCAGAGACTTCACTTGCCTTTGAATCAGTTAGAGACTGACCAGTGTTTATGTCCCACAATTCTAAAACCCTTGTCTCTAAAGTTTGATCCACCCTAAGGCAGTGGGTTTGGTCAGCTCCTGAAATAGAGTTTGAGATGAGGGAATCCTGTCTTTGCCCTGGTGGAATGATCCACTGGTCTTCTTCAAAGGAAAATCTGCCCTCAGAGGTTTGATTGTCACTGAGGCCTGGCCTTGTGTGTGAGAAAACAAAATCATGGTTTCTTTTTCACTGAGATGACAGAAAGCTTTACTGCTTAAAAAGTACTAAACTTTGGCTCCCTAATTTGGCAGCTCAAGATAGTTTACAGGACAAATCTCTGATGATTTGAGAATCTCAGGACCTTTAAGAAAGAGGAACAGCATTAGTCAGTGTgctggattgagagctaggcacAGAGGTGggacattctgggttcaaatctggcctcagacatttcctagctgtgtgatcctggctaaaccacttaatccccattgcctagccatagCACACATGCCTCCgagtgccagagggggctgctccccttccaCTTTTTACAGAGCccaaggacatttctcatatcacccttCCCTCTGCCCAATTTGAGCATGTCTTCCCTCTGCTGcctggggtaatgcagggggctTACAGGTGGTTTGAGAGTGCAGTTCAGGCATgggatctctaaaaggtttgccaacactggtCCTGGTTCCTTtctactcctctgccttagaactactacacagtattaattccaagatggaaggtaagggtttaaaaaaaaatgtgtgcttAGAGAGGGATCATTGTGAGAGTTGTTGGCATGGGCTTGGCAAGGGGAGACATGCTAGATGAATACTGCAGTTAGTAATGTTGATTCTTtgtaatgctttaagattttcaacGGGCTTTTCCCACATCAATGATTTAATATAGGTAGCTGAAATATCATTACTTCTACTTTATAGACAGaaaaactgagaccaagaagttTCATGACTTGATTTGTtgtggtcacatggctagtaagtactAGAACCCAGACTCAAACCCAGATTTCCTTATTTCAGTTCCTATGCCTCTTCCATTATGCTTTGCTACCTCTTAAATAGAATGACCAGTATGGAAAGTGCTCTAAACATAATATACCTGGATATTAGCATGGTAAATGGGGAACTGGACATTTGCATTGGTCTAGGGAACTCCTGATGAGATGACTCTCCTAGAGTACCTTAGCCTGGCGCAGTAGGCGTTTATATGATATGGCCAGGATTTGACTCAGAATTTCAGGTCACCTTTCTGTATCCTTTGTCCCTTTTCCAATACTACTTCTGTGGAAAAAACAAATGTGAACTGTTCATTGAGCTCAGAAATGCTTGGCCAATTACTTGAAAGAATGATGAATGAGACTGTGTCTGCTTAGAGGGAAGACATATGTAGAATGCCTAAGGcattcttttcagttctttgctctATTCTGTTGCCATATTTTTCTCTGTGATTTGGTTGAAAGAATAGACTGCATGTTTATCAAATATGCAGATGACATAAAGAAAGATGTCAAAGATTTAGTAGGCTAAGAATCAACAGTGATTTATATATAAGTCCAAAAATTTAATGCACTTTTTGCCGACCAGAACAGAAGTAAGATGTCTAAGGGTTATAATCTTACTATGTTCAGCTCTAGTCAGGTTTTACTTGGAATCTTTGGGTCCAGTTTAGGGTGCCACATTATAGGAAGGATGTTGACAAATGTTAAAAGAGAGCATTAGCCAGGATGATGAAGGGCTAGAATAATTTGCCCACTCAAGCAGTGGTTCTGAGCCTTTTTGTTTCCCATGGAGTTCTTGAGCAATCTGGTGAAACTTATGGATCCCTTCTCATGATGTTtgtaaatgtacaaaataaaatagataggatTACTAAGGAAACCAGGTATACTGAAATATGGCCATCAGAAAATCTCTGAAAACATATTCACTGGCCCTGGGTTGAGAATTCCTGGTATAGAGAGAGAAGGCCCAAGGCAAAACCTTGGGAGAAAACCACTGTAAGAAAGAGGTGATATGAATGTGAATCAGCAAAGGAAGTTGAGAAGGAATAGTGAAAGGTAGAAGGCaaaccaggagagagtagtgCTTAAAAAATCcctaagaggaaaaaatatccaAGACTAAAGGGATATAGTAGCTATAGTAGATGGGTTGAGAAGGATTGGGGCTGAAAGAAGACTGTCAGATTTGGCATCCTTAGAGAGCAGTTTTGGGTCAGGTATTGAGGCCAGGAGTCCAAATGCATAAGATTGAGGAATGATTAAGACAGAGGAATTAAGACAggctgagaaaggaagaagaaatgttgGAAGGCTGATGGCTTGAGAGGATGGAATATTGACATTCTTTTAAGGATGGGGTCACCTGGGCATATCTGATATGGATCTCCATTTTTTCAGAGACTggtggaaaggaggagagagtgagaaaTGATGGTGGGATTCTGAGATAAAGAgaagtggggaggaaagggggcTCACTGAAGAGTTCTCAGCTGGAGGGGAAGGATAGGGAAAGGAGAGTGAAGGGCTTGAGGGGAGAGAAGGTTTGGAATCATGTGCTCATGGGGAATGAGCTGGAGAATCCATTGGGGAAGAATAACAGATCTGCCTTTGAGGGCCCAGTTAAGGTTGGATGACATGACTATAACATGGCCAGGCCATACCATTGGGCTACTTCATTCAGGGACTCAGAGAGGTGGCCAGTAGGAGTGATCCTGGGCCAAGGAGCACTATGGAATGGGAGCAGGAGAGAGGCCTGAGTAGGGTAGAAATGGCTGACTGTGGGCTGAgatttccaaaggaagaaagggggaagcaTAGGAAGCAGCTGTGATGAGATGGGAGAAGGGCTGCATTCCTAATGGCTAAGTGTGACTGGAACAGGAGAGTGAAGTGGCCTGAGTGGATCAATTTGTCTGAAGCACAGTTATGTGAAAGAGGAGGCGCAGGCTGGGGCCTGACGGGGGAAGGCTGTTAGATTCCATTCTGTGGGGCCTGCTTATACTAGACTTGTGAGCTGAGGGGTTGCCTGCAGTAGAAGCTGTAGTTTCACAGGAAGAATTGGACAGGTGTAGGGGTGACCCTGGAGGTTGGGGGAGCAGTGAGGAGGCTGATGAGAGGTGCAGGGACTGAGAGCCTCCCTGGCCTGGGGGAAGCACGAATGGCACCCTGCTCATCTTTCCAGAGCAGCATTCCATTTCAGGCCAGTGCCACAGAGGTTGGGCCTGGTGATGTCTCTGCTTCAGGTAAACTGGAGAGCGGAAAAGGGCCCCATTTGGGTCTGACCTGAAGCCCGCTGGTGATCCCCTCATTCTGGTGCCTGGAATAACTCCACTCCCATGCCGAGCCACCATCCCTGCATATAGGCTTCAACTAAGTGTAAGCTGCATCCCTAAAGTGTGCTgttttgaaaaggaagaaaaaataacattgaTTATGGGCTCGGCTCAAGTGTCTGTGTGCAATCCCACTCGGGAAGGATGTGGTGGGAAGTATATTCTCTATTTAGACCAGTCCAGGATTTTGGCCACCAGGTGAACACATGGGCTGTGGGGGAAGGGGCTGATCACAGAGCACATAAAACATACAGACAAGGGC
The window above is part of the Monodelphis domestica isolate mMonDom1 chromosome 7, mMonDom1.pri, whole genome shotgun sequence genome. Proteins encoded here:
- the ZXDC gene encoding zinc finger protein ZXDC isoform X3, which gives rise to MEIQGLLAAQTPRGNQHGGGSRGGAACPRVSPPPPPPAASGACGGPGPPAASVPARRRLLLRGPEDGGQLLRREKLLPPQPGEASVAADLSLPLLLLDEKPPPPQQPTSAASGPAVDAASSPQPPLLAPEGGGGGGGDSFLVVFNVGRGAETEAGVVKPRPGPAAASLKDEGSAEEGTSGASPAPRAPVRPREQSPASAPCGPPAPAAAFAGTITINNQNLIVRIENGFLTLAAPLAAEPSAAKAGPQPPGPPPPPSDELPQPPGAAGPALCPADSADLTLVDPMASFLLAEPSAKGPAPPPLPPPSLPPGAESGCGSGPGGGGAGGSSTGVVLVYHCPEPECPQTFPKKHQLKLHLLSHSSTQGQRPFKCPLDGCGWSFTTSYKLKRHLQSHDKLRPFSCPAGGCGKRFTTVYNLKAHMKGHEQENTFKCEVCAERFPTHAKLAAHQRSHFEPERPYKCEFPGCEKTFITVSALFSHNRAHFREQELFSCSFPGCNKQYDKACRLKIHLRSHTGERPFICDSDGCGWSFTSMSKLLRHKRKHEDDRRFTCPVEGCGKSFTRAEHLKGHSVTHLGTKPFECPVEGCCARFSARSSLYIHSKKHLQDVDALRSRCPVSSCNKLFTSKHSMKSHMAKQHNFSSDLLSQLEATSFLTPSSELTSPGQSDLSNIDLVSLFSNVSSNNSAITTDMALVNSGILTIDVASVSSTLGGNLSVNNTNSLGQAMDPLILVASSDMPHSLDSSLLLGTTATVLQQSTLNLDDVQTVNAEALGSLASLSVKNSSQDLHALTSSNNLTIEPATLTPSSSLTGSSVPSLLTPTKTERDLLPSSDIVGQQEGSKVVTQFVFSNPAAGYSAQKDMDLSTVPASSFLDDPPGDGDLPFQLSSQSSTPHSQLTVDLPVHILQEPHTSTEDDAGSDNSQFTGSTINLQDLE
- the ZXDC gene encoding zinc finger protein ZXDC isoform X5, which translates into the protein MEIQGLLAAQTPRGNQHGGGSRGGAACPRVSPPPPPPAASGACGGPGPPAASVPARRRLLLRGPEDGGQLLRREKLLPPQPGEASVAADLSLPLLLLDEKPPPPQQPTSAASGPAVDAASSPQPPLLAPEGGGGGGGDSFLVVFNVGRGAETEAGVVKPRPGPAAASLKDEGSAEEGTSGASPAPRAPVRPREQSPASAPCGPPAPAAAFAGTITINNQNLIVRIENGFLTLAAPLAAEPSAAKAGPQPPGPPPPPSDELPQPPGAAGPALCPADSADLTLVDPMASFLLAEPSAKGPAPPPLPPPSLPPGAESGCGSGPGGGGAGGSSTGVVLVYHCPEPECPQTFPKKHQLKLHLLSHSSTQGQRPFKCPLDGCGWSFTTSYKLKRHLQSHDKLRPFSCPAGGCGKRFTTVYNLKAHMKGHEQENTFKCEVCAERFPTHAKLAAHQRSHFEPERPYKCEFPGCEKTFITVSALFSHNRAHFREQELFSCSFPGCNKQYDKACRLKIHLRSHTGERPFICDSDGCGWSFTSMSKLLRHKRKHEDDRRFTCPVEGCGKSFTRAEHLKGHSVTHLGTKPFECPVEGCCARFSARSSLYIHSKKHLQDVDALRSRCPVSSCNKLFTSKHSMKSHMAKQHNFSSDLLSQLEATSFLTPSSELTSPGQSDLSNIDLVSLFSNVSSNNSAITTDMALVNSGILTIDVASVSSTLGGNLSVNNTNSLGQAMDPLILVASSDMPHSLDSSLLLGTTATVLQQSTLNLDDVQTVNAEALGSLASLSVKNSSQDLHALTSSNNLTIEPATLTPSSSLTGSSVPSLLTPTKTERDLLPSSDIVGQQEGSKVVTQFVFSNPAAGYSAQKDMDLSTVPASSFLGHQDLLKGN